The stretch of DNA CTTGCCGAGCGTGCTGATGAGCAGGTCGCAGCCGAGGCGCGCCGACATCCGCCGCACCACATCCTCGATCGGCGACTCCTTGTCCTGCGCCGCCCAGCGGATCTCCATCTCGTCGAGGCAGATGAAGTTCGAACGCTGGTACTTCGTGATCATGTTGTACCCGACGTTCCCGCCGTTGCTCTGCGTGTTCACCGCGAGGTGGCGCGCCGAGCGCTCGATCGCCCGGATCAGGCCGGCCGTGAGGAAGCCGTGGCCGTAGTCGGAGACGAGCGCGAGGTCGAAACCGGGGAGCAGGGACGTCAGGTGCCCCTCGATCTCCTGCTCGAGCTCCGCCGGGATGAAGTGCGTGTTGAGGTAGTTCACCTCGAAGAGCTTCTGGTTGAGGTACTGGTCCAGGTAGCGCTTCTTGATCACCGTCGGGCCGTCCGGGCGGTGGAAGAACGTCGGCTTGACGTTCGGCCGCAGGTGCGCGCGGATGAACTCCTCGCGCGAGTCCTCCGCGCCGAGGACCGCGACGAGGCTCACCTCCTTGCAGAGGCCGGCGAGGTGGTTGGCGATCGCGAGCGAGCCGCCCGCGAAGACCTCGTGCGAGCGGTAGTGCTGCACGACCAGCGGCGACTTGCCGGACTTCCCCAGCGGGAGGCAGTAGTGGTACTCGTCGACGATCGCATCCCCGATGAGCACCACCCGCGTGTCGCGCACGCTGTCGAGCCAGCGGCGCAGGTCCTCGAAGCTGTAGCGGTGCGCGAACTCGCGCAGGAACAGCCGCGTCTCCTCGGGGTAGACGTCGAGGAAGGAGTGCAGCAGCGCCGCCGAGGAGGTGAGCAGACCGATCGTCTCGTAGATGCTCGTCGAGCCGAGGTCCGCGCCCTCCTGCCCGTCGAAGAGGAACTGGTGCACCTGCCGCTCCGCGCCGCTGGCGGCCTGCGGCCGCGCGAGCACGTCGGGCTTGAGCAGGCGGACGGTCTCGAAGGGCGTCGCCTCCGCGATGATCGTGACGAAGTCCACCTGCGCCAGGGACGCGGCGCTCTCGGCGCGCAGCGCCTCGGGGAAGATCGGGCGGGCCGGCCCCTCGTCGAGCGCGCGGTCGCCCGCGACGGTCACGACGAGCACGTCCCCCTGGCGCCGCGCCTCGTCGAGGTGGCGGATGACCCCCGGGTGCACCAGGTCGAAGACCCCGTGGCTGAGCACGATCCGCCTTCCGGCCGCGCGCAGGGCCGCGCAGCGCTCGGCCGCCGCCGCCAGCGTCAGGATCTCCGCCATCGCCCCCCCTTCTTCAGTCCACCGCGAAGTAGCGCTTGAGCAGCGCCGTCGAGGAGGAGACGAGCTCATGGGTGAAACGCATCTCCCCGCCGACCTGCTCTAGTACCGCGATCTCGCGCTTTAGTTTCTCGGAGCGCGCCTCCGGCGCCTCGAACTCCTGGCCCTTGACGAAGTAGGTCGGCCGCAGCAGCCGGATGGTCTCCTCCGCGGTCGGCCAGGCGTTGACCGCGGCGTAGTCGACGCACTCGAGCGCGGCCACCGACTCGGCGCGCAGCTGCTCGGGGAACGCCGGCCGCCCCGGCCCCTTGTCCACGAAGCGGTCGGGGCTCACGGTGACCACGAGGGCGTCCGCCAGCCGGCGGGCCGCCTGGAGATGCTTGATGTGGCCGGGATGCACGAGGTCGAAACAGCCGTGGCAGTGCGCCACGCGCAACCCCTGCCCCTTGAGCGCCGCCACCCGCTCCGCGAGCTCCCCGAGCGTGAGCACCTTCCCCTCCCGCATCAGGCGGCTCCGTCCGCGGCCGTCAGCGCGCGCCAGAGCGCGGGGACGGTCTCCTCGTGCCGGCCGCGCAGGTAGCGGCTCCTGCCGCCGCCGGCCAGCGTGCGGGCGAGCAGCGTCTTCCAGGGGCGGAAGTAGTACGACGGCGAGGAGCGCGACGGCTCCGCGGCCAAATCGCCGCGCAGCTCCTGGATGTCGGCGACGAGCACGTCGAAGCCCTCGACCCGGCGCCCTTCGCGGGCGGCGACGTTGCGCGCCATGGCGAGGGCCTTGAGGAAGACCTCCGGCGCCATGACGGCGCTGCCGAAGGCGAGGAGCATCCCCCCGTCGAGCCGCTCGACCTCCGCGGCGAAGCGCAGGAAGTCCCGGTAGGAGGCGGCGCCCGCCGCGGCCGCGTCGAAGTTCGGGTGCTCGTGGACGATGTCGTAGCCGATGCCGATGTGCACGGTGGCCGGCACCCCGAGGCGCCGGCAGGCGGCGAGGAGGCTCACGTCCTTGTGCGGGTAGGCGCCGCCGAGGATCGCCTCGCCAACCGCCTCGCCGAGGCCGAGTTCTCCGGCGGCGTGGGCGGCGTTGACGATGTCGTTGATGCGCCCCGTCTCCTCCCAGAGGCCGAACTCGCCGGTCGCGATGTAGCGCGCCACGCTCTCGGTCGTGGCGCCGATCAGCGCCAGCTCGAAGTCGTGGATCACGCAGGCGCCGTTCATCGCCACGAGCGTCACCAGGCCGCGCTCGAGCAGGTCGATCAGGTGCCGCTGGACCCCCGCGCGCAGGACGTGGGCGCCCATCATCAGGATCACGGGGCGCCCGGCCCGACGCACGGCGTGGATGCGGGCCGCGACCTCGCGCACCTCCGCCGGCACCGACCCCGACGCCTCCAGCGACCGCAGCGCCGCGAGGTCGAGATCGTGGGCGCGCTCCGCGAGCGGGCGCAGGCGCAGGCGGCTGCGGTCGAAGCGGGCCGCCGCCCCCGAGCCGCGCCCCGCGGACGCGGCTGCTTCCCTCTCTGCGCTCATATCTGTATAATTTATCAGATTTTTGCCTGGAGGGCGCATGATCAGCGGAAACCGCCTCGTCATCGTGATGCCGGCCTACAACGCCGAGAAGACCCTGCGGCAGACCTTCGACGAGCTGCCCCACGAGTACGTCGACGAGACCATCCTCGTCGACGACGCCTCGCGGGACGCCACGGCGGCGGTCGCGCGCGAGCTGGGAATCAGGACGATCATCCACCCCGAGAACCGCGGCTACGGGGGCAACCAGAAGACCTGCTACGCGGCCGCGCTCGCCGCCGGCGCCGACATCGTCGTGATGCTCCACCCGGACTACCAGTACTCGCCGCGCCTGGTCACGGCGATGGCATCGATGGTCGCCTCCGGGCACTACGACATCGTGCTGGGCTCGCGCATCCTCGGCGGCGAGACGCTGCGCGGGGGCATGCCGCGCTACAAGTACGTCGCCAACCGCTTCCTGACGCTTGCCGAGAACCTCGCGCTCGGCGTCAAGCTCTCCGAGTACCACTCGGGCTTCCGCGCGTACCGCCGCGCGGTCCTCGAGACGCTGCCG from bacterium encodes:
- a CDS encoding PfkB family carbohydrate kinase, which produces MAEILTLAAAAERCAALRAAGRRIVLSHGVFDLVHPGVIRHLDEARRQGDVLVVTVAGDRALDEGPARPIFPEALRAESAASLAQVDFVTIIAEATPFETVRLLKPDVLARPQAASGAERQVHQFLFDGQEGADLGSTSIYETIGLLTSSAALLHSFLDVYPEETRLFLREFAHRYSFEDLRRWLDSVRDTRVVLIGDAIVDEYHYCLPLGKSGKSPLVVQHYRSHEVFAGGSLAIANHLAGLCKEVSLVAVLGAEDSREEFIRAHLRPNVKPTFFHRPDGPTVIKKRYLDQYLNQKLFEVNYLNTHFIPAELEQEIEGHLTSLLPGFDLALVSDYGHGFLTAGLIRAIERSARHLAVNTQSNGGNVGYNMITKYQRSNFICLDEMEIRWAAQDKESPIEDVVRRMSARLGCDLLISTLGKRGSIGVTRGGETVRTPIFSAKVVDTVGAGDAFFAFTAPCVVRDIPLDLVGFIGNLAGALAVKIVGNRRPVERTELLEFAAALLR
- a CDS encoding adenylyltransferase/cytidyltransferase family protein → MREGKVLTLGELAERVAALKGQGLRVAHCHGCFDLVHPGHIKHLQAARRLADALVVTVSPDRFVDKGPGRPAFPEQLRAESVAALECVDYAAVNAWPTAEETIRLLRPTYFVKGQEFEAPEARSEKLKREIAVLEQVGGEMRFTHELVSSSTALLKRYFAVD
- a CDS encoding glycosyltransferase family 2 protein is translated as MISGNRLVIVMPAYNAEKTLRQTFDELPHEYVDETILVDDASRDATAAVARELGIRTIIHPENRGYGGNQKTCYAAALAAGADIVVMLHPDYQYSPRLVTAMASMVASGHYDIVLGSRILGGETLRGGMPRYKYVANRFLTLAENLALGVKLSEYHSGFRAYRRAVLETLPLGENSDDFVFDNELLVQAVAFGFRIGEVSCPTKYFPDASSINFRRSVRYGLGVLGCAGKFVLRRAGLGHARIFSPEGRKLKGEAAS